From the genome of Streptomyces sp. NBC_01304:
GCGGCTGCTGAGCCATGTCGCCATCGTGGGCCTGCGGCATCCGCTCGTCACCGCCAAGCAGTACGCGACCCTCGACCACCTCTCGGGCGGCCGGCTCATCCTCGGGGTCGGGGCCGGGCACGTGGAGGAGGAGTTCGACGCCCTCGGTGCGGACTTCGCCGGGCGTGGCGGCGTACTCAATGAGTCCATCGACGCCCTGAAGGCAGCGCTCGGGCAGGACGAATACCCCGAACACCACGGTGAGCGCTACCAGTTCAGCGGGCTCGGGCAGCGGCCGCGCCCCGCCCAGGAGCGCGTGCCGATCTGGGTCGGCGGGTCCTCGCCGGCCGCCGTGCGCCGGGCCGCGACGCGGGCCGACGGGTGGCTGCCGCAGGGGGATCCGCGTACCAAGCTCCCCGCGAAGATCGCCAAGCTCAAGGAGCTGCGGGCCGAGGCCGGTATCGAGGCGCCGATCACCATCGGCACCATCGTCGAGCCCCTCTACCTCGGTGAGCCCGACTGGGAGGTCGGCCGCTGGACCCTGTCCGGCAAGCCGGAGGCGATCGCCGCCTCGCTGCGCGAGTTCAAGGCGATGGGCGTCCATCAGATCCAGATCCGCTTCCGTTCGCGGAGTGTCGACGAACTCACCGACCAGATGGCCGCGTTCGGCGCGGAGGTCGCGCCGCATCTCAACGACTGAGCCGCGCCGCACCTCAACGACTGAGTCGCGCCGCACCTCAACGACTGAGTCGCGCCGCATCTCAACGACTAGTTCGACCTACAGGGCTCAATCAACGTACGGAGGACCCATGGGCAAGCTGGACGACCGCGTCGTCATCATCACCGGTGCCGCGCGCGGGCAGGGCGAGCAGGAGGCGCGGCTCTTCGCGTCCGAGGGCGCCAAGGTGGTGCTCGCCGACGTGCTCGACGAGCAGGGCGAGGCCGTCGCCAAGGACATAGGGGAGGACCGGGCCCGCTACGTACACCTGGACGTGAGCCAGGAGGACCAGTGGGCGGCGGTCGTGGCCGCGGCGAAGGAGGCCTTCGGGAAGGTCGACGGCCTGGTCAACAACGCGGGCATCCTGCGCTTCAACGCCCTGCTCGACACCCCGCTCGACGAGTTCATGCAGGTCGTGCAGGTCAACCAGGTCGGCTGCTTCCTCGGCATCCGCGCCGTCGCGCCCGCGATCGGCGAGGCGGGCGGCGGCACCATCGTGAACACGGCGTCGTACACCGCGATGACGGGCATGGCCGGCGTGGGGACGTACGCCGCGACCAAGCACGCGATCCTCGGGCTCACGCGGGTGGCGGCCATGGAGCTCGCGGCGAACAAGATCCGGGTCAATGCCGTGTGCCCCGGTGCGATCGACACTCCGATGTCCAACCCCTCGCAGCTCGACCCCGACGCGGACCCCGCGGAGATGTCGGCCGCGCTTGACGAGCTCTACCGGAAGCTGGTGCCGCTGGGGCGGGTCGGGAAGCCCAAGGAGGTCGCCGATCTGGCGCTGTTCCTGTCGAGCGAGGACTCCTCGTACATCACCGGGCAGCCGTTCGTCATCGACGGCGGGTGGCTGGCGGGGGTCAGCGTCATCTGAGGCGGCATCCGCACCGGGCTCCGGCAGGTATCTGACGGGTCGTCAGTATTGACGGCTCCAGCCGACGGTGGAACAGTCGACCACATCAGGATCTGACGGTACGTCAGAAACTCAAGAGGATGGTGAACCTCCGTGGAATTCGGCGTCTTTGTACAGGGATACGTGCCCGATACGCGCCGGGCTGTGGACCCCGAGGCGGAGCACCACGCTCTGATCGAGGAGACCGAGTACATCATCCAGGCGGACAAATCCGGCTTCAAGTACGCCTGGGCCTCCGAGCACCACTTCCTCGAGCAGTACTCGCACCTCTCGGCGAACGAGGTGTTCCTCGGCTACCTCGCCCACGCCACCGAGCGCATCCACCTCGGCTCCGGCATCTTCAACCCCCTCGCCCAGGTCAACCACCCGGTGAAGGTCGCCGAGAAGGTGGCCATGCTCGACCATCTCTCCAAGGGGCGCTTCGAGTTCGGCACCGGACGCGGTGCCGGCTCGCACGAGATCCTCGGCTTCCTGCCCGGCATCACGGACATGAACGCCACCAAGGAGATCTGGGAAGAGACCATCGCCGAGTTCCCCAAGATGTTCCTCCAGGAGGAGTACGAGGGGTTCCAGGGCAAGCACTGGTCGCTGCCCCCGCGGAAGATCTTCCCCAAGCCGTACGGGAAGTCGCACCCGGCCATGTGGTACGCCGCCGGCTCGCCGTCCTCGTACGCGATGGCCGCGAAGAAGGGGCTCGGGGTCCTCGGCTTCAGCGTCCAGAAGGTCTCGGACATGGAGTGGGTGCTAGAGCAGTACAAGACGGCGATCCAGGACCCGGACCCGGTCGGCGACTTCGTCAACGACAACGTGATGGTGACGTCGACGGCGATCTGCGCCGAGACCCACGAGAAGGCCGTGCAGCTCGCGATCAACGCGGGGCTGAACCGGCTGCAGTCGCTCGTCTTCTACTACCACGACACCTTCCCCAAGCCCGAAGGGCTGCCGGTCTGGCCGGAGATGCTGCCCGAGTTCAACGAGGAGATCGTCGAGCTGCTCATCGAGGAGGAGCTGCTGATCTGCGGCGATCCTGATGAGGTGCTGAAGCAGTGCAAGCGGTGGGAGCAGGCGGGGGCGGATCAGCTTTCGTTCGGCATACCGATCGGGGTGCCGTCCGAGGACGTCCTCAACACGATCAAGCTCGTGGGCGAGCACGTCATACCGAAGATCGACACGGATCCGGTGCACCGGACGACGCGATTCCGGCAGAGCGCGGGTTCGTAAGCCGCCTTCGGCGGACTTTCCCCCACCCCGCCCCTTCCCGTAAGGCTGCCGCCGGCATGAATCAGCCCGTCCGGCGTTTGAGGACACCGCCCGCAGGGCGGAAGGCGGCGCAGCCTTACGGGAAGGGGCGGGGTGGGGAAATCAAAACGCGGGATCGGCGCTCATCCCGGACTGCCGACCCCGTCCATGTCCCGGCCGGAGGCCCTCGCGGCGGCCCCCGGCCGGGACACAACCACGTACGCACGCGCAGCAGACCGCACCAGAAGGGGACGACTTCGTCATGCTCGACCACCTCATCAAGGGCGCCACCGTCGTGGACGGCACCGGAGCCCCCGCCCGCGTCGCAGACGTCGGCATCCGTGACGGCCGCATAGCCGTCATGGCCGAACCCGGCACGGTCCAGGAAGCGGCAGCGTCCTCCGAGGACGCCACCGGCAAGATCCTCGCCCCCGGCTTCGTGGACCCGCACACGCACTACGACGCCCAGCTCTTCTGGGACCCCTACGCCACCCCGTCCCTCAACCACGGCGTGACCACCGTCGCCGGCGGCAACTGCGGGTTCACCCTCGCGCCCCTGAACCCCGCCCGGCCCGACGACGCCGACTACACGCGCCGCATGATGTCCAAGGTCGAGGGCATGTCCCTGGTCGCCCTGGAAGAGGGCGCGCCTTGGAACTGGTCGACCTTCGGCGAGTACCTGAACCAGCTCGACGGACGGATTGCCGTCAACGCCGGGTTCATGGTGGGGCATTGCGCCCTGCGCCGGCACGTCATGGGTGAGGACGCGGTCGGCGGTCAGCCGACGCCCGAGCAGCTGCAGCAGATGCTCGACCTCTTCCACCAGGCCATGGACGAGGGCGCCTGGGGGCTCTCCACCACCCAGTCCTCCACGCATTCGGACGGGAACGGCCAGCCCGTCGCCTCCCGGCACGCGGGGCCCGAGGAGCTGCTCGCCCTGTCGAAGGCCGTCTCCGAGCACGAGGGGACCCAGCTCGAAGCGATCGTCGCGGGCTGCCTGGACCAGTTCTCCGACGACGAGATCGACCTGTTCGTCGACATGACGGCCGCCGCCGGGCGTCCCCTCAACTGGAACGTGCTGACCATCGACTCGGCCGTGCCCGAGCGCGTACCGCGCCAGCTGATCCCAAGTGAGCGCGCCCGCAAGGCGGGTGGCCGCATCGTCGCCCTCACGATGCCGATCCTGACCCCGATGAACATGTCGCTCGGCACCTTCTGCGCCCTGAACCTCATCCCCGGCTGGGGCGACATCCTCGGCCTCCCCGTGCCCGAGCGGATCGCCAAGCTCCGTGACCCGGACGTACGCACCGAGATGCTCAAGCGCGCCGACTCCAAGGAGGCGGGCGTCTTCCGGCGGCTCGGCGACTTCGGGCGGTACGTCATCGGTGACACGTACAGCAAGGAGAACGAGGGCCTGACCGGGCGCATCGTCAACGACATCGCCGCCGAGCGCGGCCAGGACGCCTTCCAGTGCCTGGTCGAGATCTGCGCCAACGACGAGCTCCGTACGGTCCTTTGGCCCATGCCCACCGACAACGACCCGGCCTCCTGGGAGCTGCGCAAGCAGGCCTGGCAGCACGAGGACATCATGCTCGGCGGGTCGGATGCCGGGGCCCACCTGGACCGCATGTGCGGCGCCCCGTACACCACGCGCTTCATCGGGGACTGCCTGCGCGGCCGCAAGCTGGCCACGCTGGAACAGGCGATCAAGATGCTCACGGACGACCCGGCCCAGCTGTTCGGGCTCATCGACCGGGGCCGGATCGAGGAGGGCTTCCACGCGGACCTCGTCCTCTTCGACCCGGAGACGATCGAGGCGGGCAAGGCCACGCTCGTGCACGACCTGCCGGGGGACAGCCCGCGCCTCGACTCGAAGGCCATCGGCATCAATGCCGTATGGGTCAACGGAGTCGAGGCCATTCGCGACGACGTCGTGAGCGGCGCCGTTCCCGGCAAGGTGCTTCGCTCGGGACAGGACACCAGGACGGTGAGCACCAAGTGAGCGCAGAACTTTCTTCTGGGCAGCGGCTGTTCATCGGTGGCGAGTGGGTCGAGCCCGACGGCGGCCACTACGAAGTGATCAACCCCGCGACCGAGGAGGTCGTGGGTCTTGCTCCCGAGGCCTCGCGGGCGCAGGTCGAGAAGGCCGCTGCGGTGGCCGCCTCGGCCTTCGAGACGTGGTCGCGTACGCCGGTGGAGGAGCGTGCGGCGATCCTCGACAAGGCCGCCGGGATCATCCAGGCAAACGCCGCCGAGTACGCGACGCTCGCCCAGGCCGAGACCGGCGCGACCACCGGAACGGCCCGCGGCATGCAGGTCGCGGTCGGGACCGCCCGGTTCAAGCGGTACGCGAGGGGGGCCTTGGAGCCCGTCGAGCACGCGCTGCCGCCGCAGATCAACGAGGCCGGGCCGATGGGCAAGGCGGGCGCCTTCGGGGCTCTGGAGGTACGCCAGCCGGTCGGCGTCGTCACCTGCATCACCTCCTACAACAACCCCTGGGCCAACCCGGCCGGCAAGGTCGCGCCCGCGCTCGCGATGGGCAACACCGTCGTCGTGAAGCCCGCGCCGCAGGACCCGCTGTCGGTGTTCCGGATGGCGGAGGCGCTGGAGGCGGCGGGCGTACCCGCGGGCGTCGTGAACGTGGTCTCCGGCCGGTCGGTCGAGGTAGGACAGGCCGCCGTCGACTCCCCGGACGTCGACATGGTGAGCTTCACGGGGTCCACGGGGGTCGGGCAGGCCATCGGCGAGGTCTGTGGACGCTCGATGAAGCGCCAGCTCATGGAGCTCGGCGGGAAGGGTGCGGCCCTCGTCTTCGACGACGCGGACCTCGACGCCGCGATGATGGGCATCGGGACGACGTACGCCTTCTACAGCGGCCAGATCTGCACCGCGCCGACCCGGGTACTGGCCCAACGCGGCATCTACGAGCAGCTGTTGGAGAAGCTGACGCAGTACATCGGCTTCATGAAGGTCGGCGACCCGACGGTGCAGGGCACGGTCATGGGGCCGGTCATCTCGGCCGCCCACCGCGACCGCGTCGAGTCGTACATCGAGCTGGGCAAGAAGGAAGGCGCCCGCCTGGTCGCGGGCGGCGAACGGCCGGCCATGGACCGGGGCTTCTACGTCGCCCCGACCCTCTTCGCCGACTGCACCAACGACATGCGGATCGTCCGCGAGGAGATCTTCGGACCCGTGGTCGTGGTCGTCCCCTTCGACGACGAGGAAGAGGCGATCCGCCTCGCCAACGACAGCGACTACGGCCTGCTGTCGTACGTCTGGTCGGGGGACGTCGCCCGCGCCTTCCGGGTGGGCCGCCGACTGCGCTCGGGAGGCGTCGGGATCAACACCATCGGCCGCAACATGGAGGCCCCCTTCGGCGGCTTCAAGCAGAGCGGAGTGGGCCGCGACTGCGGCTCGTACGCGCTCGCGGCGTACAGCGAGGTCCAGTCGGTGGTCTGGACGACCTGACGTCGAGCCGGGGCCGACACCTGCCGCAGGGTCGGCCCCGAGGCGGCGCCCTGTCGGGGTGGGGGTAGGAGCGGGGGGATTGCGTGGCTGGTGCGGGTGGGTGGTGCAGGTGGCCTCCGCCCCTCTCGCCGCCGTCTGCGGCGGCTCGTGGGCTGACTTTCCCCGATGACGGTCAGTACGGGGCAGACAGGGGCTCTGCGGAGGCTACGTGGGGGAAATGGGGCGGGCGAACCGGACATATGGGGCCGCCAGTGGCCCCCTTTCCCCCACTTACTCCTGGCCTCCATCTTCGCGCCCCGCTCGCCGCCTTTCCGGCACAGGCGGAATCGGCCGCGCCCGCGCTGGCCGGACCGGCCCCCGGCGCGCACGGTGGAAGCCAAGCCAAGCCGAGAGCCACGAGAAGCCGGAGCGTCGCCATGATCTTCATCGCCGTCAAGTTCACCGTGCACCCCGAGTACAGCGACACCTGGTTCGACCTCGTCGACGACTTCACCCGCGCCACCCGCGCGGAGCCGGGCAACCTCTTCTACGAGTGGTCCCGCAGCGCCGAGAACCCGCACCAGTTCGTCCTCATCGAGGCCTTCGCCGACGCCGACGCGGGCGCCGCCCACGTGGGGTCCGGCCACTTCAAGGCGGGCATGGAGGCGATGGCCGACGCGATCGCCGCCACCCCGGAGATCATCAACGTCGAGGTGCCGGGCGAGGGTTGGGGGCGGATGGCGGAGCTGTCGCCGCGACGGCCCGCCTGAGCCCTGTCAGAGTCGCCCGTCCGCCGCCCGCGCAAGGGCCGCCCGCAGCTCGCCGTGCCGGCGCCGGAACTCGGCCGTGGGCACCGACACCGATACGGCCCGCACCGATACGGCCTGCGCTGAAACGGCCCGCGCTGAAACGGCCTGCGCCGACACGGCCCGCGCCGCACCGCCCGCACCGTCCTCGCCGCCGCCCGCGAGGGTCGCGGCGAGGCAGGTGTACGCCGGGTCCGCCTCGCCCACCGACACGGCGACCCCGTCCGCCCGCACCCGGTCGAGCTCGGCCTCGAACCGCTCGGCGTCGGTGATGGTCCGCTCGGTCAGCCGGGCCATGCCGTGGGCGTCCAGGTAGCGGCGGCGTGCGGCCCGGGGGAGCGCGGCGAGCAGCGCCTTGCCGTGCGCCGTCGCGTGTGCGCGCAGTTCGAGGCCGGGCGTCCAGGGCTCGGCGGTGTGCGGCGGGGCGGTGCTGTCGACCACCGTGATGACGCCGTCCCGGTACGTCGTGAAGTAGGCCTCCGCGCCCGTCGCCCGGCGCACCCGCAGGAGCAGTTCGCCGATCCCCGGCCCGATCCGCAGCTGCCG
Proteins encoded in this window:
- a CDS encoding putative quinol monooxygenase; the encoded protein is MIFIAVKFTVHPEYSDTWFDLVDDFTRATRAEPGNLFYEWSRSAENPHQFVLIEAFADADAGAAHVGSGHFKAGMEAMADAIAATPEIINVEVPGEGWGRMAELSPRRPA
- a CDS encoding LLM class flavin-dependent oxidoreductase, encoding MEFGVFVQGYVPDTRRAVDPEAEHHALIEETEYIIQADKSGFKYAWASEHHFLEQYSHLSANEVFLGYLAHATERIHLGSGIFNPLAQVNHPVKVAEKVAMLDHLSKGRFEFGTGRGAGSHEILGFLPGITDMNATKEIWEETIAEFPKMFLQEEYEGFQGKHWSLPPRKIFPKPYGKSHPAMWYAAGSPSSYAMAAKKGLGVLGFSVQKVSDMEWVLEQYKTAIQDPDPVGDFVNDNVMVTSTAICAETHEKAVQLAINAGLNRLQSLVFYYHDTFPKPEGLPVWPEMLPEFNEEIVELLIEEELLICGDPDEVLKQCKRWEQAGADQLSFGIPIGVPSEDVLNTIKLVGEHVIPKIDTDPVHRTTRFRQSAGS
- a CDS encoding aldehyde dehydrogenase family protein, whose product is MSAELSSGQRLFIGGEWVEPDGGHYEVINPATEEVVGLAPEASRAQVEKAAAVAASAFETWSRTPVEERAAILDKAAGIIQANAAEYATLAQAETGATTGTARGMQVAVGTARFKRYARGALEPVEHALPPQINEAGPMGKAGAFGALEVRQPVGVVTCITSYNNPWANPAGKVAPALAMGNTVVVKPAPQDPLSVFRMAEALEAAGVPAGVVNVVSGRSVEVGQAAVDSPDVDMVSFTGSTGVGQAIGEVCGRSMKRQLMELGGKGAALVFDDADLDAAMMGIGTTYAFYSGQICTAPTRVLAQRGIYEQLLEKLTQYIGFMKVGDPTVQGTVMGPVISAAHRDRVESYIELGKKEGARLVAGGERPAMDRGFYVAPTLFADCTNDMRIVREEIFGPVVVVVPFDDEEEAIRLANDSDYGLLSYVWSGDVARAFRVGRRLRSGGVGINTIGRNMEAPFGGFKQSGVGRDCGSYALAAYSEVQSVVWTT
- a CDS encoding TIGR03619 family F420-dependent LLM class oxidoreductase, producing MVQVLGQGRLVYGMQLPVQSQSSLFAESWEADAGARELAEIARTADRSGFAYIASCDHVAIPRRLARAMGTTWYDPVATLSFLAGVTERVRLLSHVAIVGLRHPLVTAKQYATLDHLSGGRLILGVGAGHVEEEFDALGADFAGRGGVLNESIDALKAALGQDEYPEHHGERYQFSGLGQRPRPAQERVPIWVGGSSPAAVRRAATRADGWLPQGDPRTKLPAKIAKLKELRAEAGIEAPITIGTIVEPLYLGEPDWEVGRWTLSGKPEAIAASLREFKAMGVHQIQIRFRSRSVDELTDQMAAFGAEVAPHLND
- a CDS encoding SDR family NAD(P)-dependent oxidoreductase; amino-acid sequence: MGKLDDRVVIITGAARGQGEQEARLFASEGAKVVLADVLDEQGEAVAKDIGEDRARYVHLDVSQEDQWAAVVAAAKEAFGKVDGLVNNAGILRFNALLDTPLDEFMQVVQVNQVGCFLGIRAVAPAIGEAGGGTIVNTASYTAMTGMAGVGTYAATKHAILGLTRVAAMELAANKIRVNAVCPGAIDTPMSNPSQLDPDADPAEMSAALDELYRKLVPLGRVGKPKEVADLALFLSSEDSSYITGQPFVIDGGWLAGVSVI
- a CDS encoding N-acyl-D-amino-acid deacylase family protein, with protein sequence MLDHLIKGATVVDGTGAPARVADVGIRDGRIAVMAEPGTVQEAAASSEDATGKILAPGFVDPHTHYDAQLFWDPYATPSLNHGVTTVAGGNCGFTLAPLNPARPDDADYTRRMMSKVEGMSLVALEEGAPWNWSTFGEYLNQLDGRIAVNAGFMVGHCALRRHVMGEDAVGGQPTPEQLQQMLDLFHQAMDEGAWGLSTTQSSTHSDGNGQPVASRHAGPEELLALSKAVSEHEGTQLEAIVAGCLDQFSDDEIDLFVDMTAAAGRPLNWNVLTIDSAVPERVPRQLIPSERARKAGGRIVALTMPILTPMNMSLGTFCALNLIPGWGDILGLPVPERIAKLRDPDVRTEMLKRADSKEAGVFRRLGDFGRYVIGDTYSKENEGLTGRIVNDIAAERGQDAFQCLVEICANDELRTVLWPMPTDNDPASWELRKQAWQHEDIMLGGSDAGAHLDRMCGAPYTTRFIGDCLRGRKLATLEQAIKMLTDDPAQLFGLIDRGRIEEGFHADLVLFDPETIEAGKATLVHDLPGDSPRLDSKAIGINAVWVNGVEAIRDDVVSGAVPGKVLRSGQDTRTVSTK
- a CDS encoding IclR family transcriptional regulator, translating into MTAAPAPSGPQSVDRALEILDAVAGAAHPLTAKALARHLGCALSTVYHLLGPLTARGHLARTADGYTLGPRVPALHQAFRRQLRIGPGIGELLLRVRRATGAEAYFTTYRDGVITVVDSTAPPHTAEPWTPGLELRAHATAHGKALLAALPRAARRRYLDAHGMARLTERTITDAERFEAELDRVRADGVAVSVGEADPAYTCLAATLAGGGEDGAGGAARAVSAQAVSARAVSAQAVSVRAVSVSVPTAEFRRRHGELRAALARAADGRL